One stretch of Erpetoichthys calabaricus chromosome 14, fErpCal1.3, whole genome shotgun sequence DNA includes these proteins:
- the mchr1a gene encoding melanin-concentrating hormone receptor 1: MTAANASLHLSQRNNSSANQTEKYVSYSTVIMPSIFGTICFLGIVGNCIVIYTIVKKTKFRAKQTVPDIFIFNLAIVDLLFLLGMPFLIHQLLGNGSWRFGAIMCTMITALDTNSQMVSTYILTVMTVDRYLATVYPIRSSYVRTTSVATIVICLVWLLSLLTIIPVWMYAGLMPLKDGSVGCALILPNPAIDIYWFTLYQFALAFALPLIIICVAYFKIMQHMSTTVAPLPQRSLRVRNRKVTRMAVAICLTFFICWAPYYTLQLVHLGIQRPSIAFFYAYNIAISLGYVNSCINPFLYIVLSETFKRQFIVAIQPAHEPFRVNNSTTEASVSLRLAPESTQHSQVSKEVSPNLLPLTVAVP, encoded by the coding sequence AGAAGTACGTTTCCTACAGCACCGTCATCATGCCAAGCATTTTTGGCACCATCTGCTTCTTGGGTATTGTGGGCAACTGCATTGTCATTTACACCATTGTAAAGAAGACAAAGTTTCGTGCCAAGCAGACAGTGCCGGACATCTTCATTTTCAACCTCGCTATTGTGGACCTGCTGTTTCTCCTGGGCATGCCTTTCCTCATCCACCAACTCCTGGGAAATGGCTCCTGGCGCTTTGGTGCTATCATGTGTACGATGATCACTGCCCTAGACACCAACAGCCAGATGGTCAGCACCTACATTCTAACCGTGATGACCGTCGATCGCTACCTAGCTACCGTCTACCCTATCCGATCCTCGTATGTACGCACGACATCTGTGGCGACGATCGTCATCTGCTTGGTGTGGCTGCTCTCATTGCTGACAATCATTCCAGTCTGGATGTATGCAGGTCTAATGCCTCTTAAAGACGGGTCAGTAGGTTGTGCCCTCATCTTGCCCAATCCTGCCATAGATATCTACTGGTTCACTCTCTACCAGTTTGCACTGGCTTTCGCGCTGCCTCTCATCATCATCTGCGTGGCCTATTTCAAGATCATGCAACACATGTCCACCACGGTGGCACCGCTTCCTCAACGAAGTCTCAGGGTACGCAACAGAAAGGTGACCCGGATGGCTGTGGCTATCTGCTTAACTTTTTTTATCTGCTGGGCTCCCTACTATACTCTGCAACTTGTCCACCTCGGCATCCAGAGGCCCTCCATCGCCTTCTTTTATGCCTATAACATTGCCATCAGCTTGGGTTACGTCAACAGCTGCATCAACCCCTTCCTGTACATTGTGCTCAGCGAGACCTTCAAGCGTCAGTTCATTGTGGCGATCCAACCAGCTCACGAGCCCTTCCGGGTCAATAATAGTACGACGGAAGCCAGCGTGAGCCTGAGGCTCGCACCTGAGTCCACACAACACTCACAGGTCTCCAAGGAGGTCTCTCCAAACCTGCTGCCTCTGACTGTAGCAGTTCCTTAA